In Odontesthes bonariensis isolate fOdoBon6 chromosome 20, fOdoBon6.hap1, whole genome shotgun sequence, a genomic segment contains:
- the rnf32 gene encoding RING finger protein 32 — LQNLKSKASNNLVNTSAAFQDHIIRSLLHPDFSLSDPLLRCIRTTPIDPRAREKVKGRQRPDGQEEREYVIDPASPPLTLAQKLGLVASPGKRLTEDEWTQIKARSELQEESAQPCAICKEEFHLQPQVLLSCSHVFHRACLQAFERFSGRKSCPMCRRELYETRVIYDGSRLFRHKCAIRIQAYWRGYVARKWYTNVKKTKSPKDNKLRRKFFEEKLQELNDSFVRYCHTDTEAFLSDIDRSLSSSRRVFQQLERKSVSEPRENDWDQIKSQVVQRGVWDCPICLTALCPPTESARLHHQQVRHTVLLSCSHLFHQPCLEAFEAFTTDSRPTCPLCRSAYHKKIIEPGRGGILNQHI, encoded by the exons TTACAGAACCTGAAGTCAAAGGCAAGCAACAACTTGGTGAACACCTCTGCTGCCTTTCAAGACCACATCATACGGAGCCTGCTGCATCCAGATTTTTCACTGTCAGACCCTTTACTGAGATGCATCAGAACAACCCCCATAGATCCCAGGGCAAGAGAAAAAGTGAAGGGTCGGCAAAGACCAGATGGGCAAGAGGAGAGAGAATATGTAATTGACCCTGCGTCACCTCCCTTGACATTAG CTCAGAAACTGGGTTTGGTGGCCTCCCCTGGAAAAAGGTTGACAGAGGATGAATGGACCCAGATCAAGGCGAGGTCTGAATTGCAGGAGGAATCGGCCCAGCCGTGCGCAATATGCAAGGAGGAGTTTCACCTTCAGCCTCAG GTGTTGCTGTCTTGCTCTCATGTTTTCCACAGAGCATGTCTGCAGGCCTTTGAGCGGTTTTCTGGGAGGAAGAGCTGCCCAATGTGCAGAAGGGAGCTGTATGAAACACGTGTGATCTATGATGGATCTCGGCTTTTCAGACATAAGTGTGCTATTAG GATTCAGGCCTACTGGCGTGGCTATGTTGCTCGTAAATGgtacacaaatgtcaagaaaACCAAGTCCCCAAAAGACAATAAGCTGAGACGCAAGTTCTTTGAGGAAAAG TTGCAGGAGTTGAATGACAGCTTTGTCCGATACTGTCACACCGACACGGAGGCTTTTCTGAGTGATATCGACCGCTCACTGTCATCAAGCAGACgagtgttccagcagctggaaaGAAAGAGCGTCTCTGAACCTCGGGAGAATGACTGGGACCAAATAAAGAGCCAG GTCGTCCAGAGAGGCGTCTGGGACTGCCCCATCTGTCTGACTGCACTGTGCCCCCCAACGGAGTCTGCTAGATTGCACCATCAACAAGTTAGACACACTGTACTTCTGTCCTGTTCCCACCTTTTCCACCAGCCCTGCTTAGAAGCCTTTGAAGCCTTCACAACAGATAGCAGACCTACATGTCCATTATGCAGATCTGCATACCACAAAAAGATAATCGAACCAGGCAGAGGGGGGATTTTGAATCAGCACATTTAA